The Terriglobales bacterium genome contains a region encoding:
- a CDS encoding proline dehydrogenase family protein: MGRRMSGRFVAGMQVSDVLTATRAMNDLGMSVSIDNLGENVTNADEARHSAALYHELLEKISEQKLDANVSLKLTHMGLDVDEPLSYSIVTDLVAHAARLGNFVRVDMEGSPYTQRTLDFVHQLHAEPKNKGAVGAVIQSYLFRSEKDVQDLLAEKIRIRLCKGAYKEPPEIAFQKKSDVDANYVTLMKLLLKSGVYHGIATHDEKMIAATKDFARAEGISSKAFEFQMLHGIRRDLQQELVRDGWRMRVYIPFGSEWYPYFMRRLAERPANVFFIARNIFRS; encoded by the coding sequence ATGGGACGCCGCATGTCTGGCCGCTTCGTCGCCGGCATGCAGGTCTCGGACGTGCTCACGGCCACGCGCGCGATGAACGACCTGGGCATGTCGGTCTCCATCGACAACCTGGGCGAGAACGTCACCAACGCCGACGAGGCCCGGCACTCGGCCGCCCTCTACCACGAGCTGCTGGAGAAGATCAGCGAGCAGAAACTCGACGCCAACGTCAGCTTGAAGCTCACGCACATGGGGCTCGACGTCGACGAGCCGCTCTCCTACTCCATCGTCACCGACCTGGTGGCGCACGCCGCCCGGCTCGGGAACTTCGTCCGCGTCGACATGGAAGGCTCGCCCTACACGCAGCGCACGCTCGACTTCGTTCACCAGCTCCACGCCGAACCGAAGAACAAGGGCGCGGTCGGCGCGGTCATCCAGTCGTACCTGTTTCGCAGCGAGAAGGACGTGCAGGACCTGCTGGCGGAGAAGATCCGCATCCGGCTGTGCAAGGGCGCCTACAAGGAGCCGCCGGAGATCGCTTTCCAGAAGAAGTCCGACGTGGACGCCAACTACGTCACGCTGATGAAGCTGCTGCTCAAGAGCGGCGTCTACCACGGCATCGCGACGCACGACGAGAAGATGATCGCCGCGACCAAGGACTTCGCCCGGGCCGAGGGCATCTCCTCCAAGGCCTTCGAGTTCCAGATGCTCCACGGCATTCGCCGCGACCTGCAGCAGGAACTCGTCCGCGACGGCTGGCGCATGCGCGTCTACATCCCCTTCGGCAGCGAGTGGTATCCCTACTTCATGCGGCGGCTCGCGGAGCGTCCCGCCAACGTCTTCTTCATCGCCAGGAATATCTTCCGCTCGTGA